The genomic DNA TCGCTTGAATATAGACGCGGTCCAGACCAAGAGGGTCTTGCTTGATGACGCCGTCAATCCCGTTGTCTCCACTCTTCCCCAACGCCATGCCGGCGTCACGGACGCTGCCTCCGTATCCCATGGCGACGAGCACGGCGACCACCAGGCGCTCAAACTGCTGAGGTGACACTCCCTGCACTTGGGCCAGAACATCATTGACGAGTGCGGCATCCAGGGACGCAGAGAGGGTCTCGAGCTGTTCTTCCGGAGAGAGTGAAGGCGCGGGCGCACTGGGCAGGCTTGACGCCGCAGCGTCTGTCTGTACGCTTCCACCTTGGAACTGCACGAACTCTGGGAAGGCGAACAAATCCTTGGTGGAAATAGAGATTGGTTGCTGCGAGATCAGCTCCAGTCCGCGCGGTGTGATGGCAACCATGCCGCGCTGTGGACTGTGCAGTGTTCCGGCCTTGAGAAGGTAAGTCTTGGCCCACCCGATCCGGTTCATATAGGTGGCCTGACGACCACTCGGCAGCATCTCTGCCAGATCGGATTCGCTGAGCGCGAATTGAGTGGCGAGCCGGGCGTAGACGTCGCGCACCTTCCAGGCCTGCCCATCACTCACCGCAACAAGCAGCGGACGCATAAATGCTTGGTAGTCCGGTACAGGCACAATTCAGCCTACCGTAGAGCACTGGGCCGCCCACCCGAAGGTGCGGCGGCCCGGCGTTGTCCTGTCCCGCTGACGGTCTTCCCAGCGTCTCAGTCCGTGTACGCCCCCACGCTGGCGCTGCTGACGAGCTTGGCGTATTTGGCGAGCACGCCGCGCGTGTAGCGCGGTTCCGGCGCGACCCACGCGGCGCGGCGGCGCTCCAGCTCGGCGTCGTCCACGTGCAGCGTGAGTTTCAGGGTCTCGGCGTTCAGTTCGATGGTGTCGCCTTCCTCGACCAGGGCGATGGTGCCGCCCACGTACGCCTCGGGGGCGACGTGCCCGACGACCAGGCCGAAGGTGCCGCCGGAGAAGCGCCCGTCGGTGATGAGCCCGACCGAGTCGCCCAGGCCCTTGCCGATGATGGCGCTGGTGGGGGAGAGCATCTCGCGCATGCCGGGGCCGCCCTTGGGGCCTTCATAGCGGATCACCAGGACGTCGCCGGCGTTGATGCGGTCGTCCATGATGGCGTGCATGGCGGCTTCCTCGGAGTCGAACACGCGGGCGGGGCCGGTGATCTTGATGTGCTTGAGGCCGCTGATCTTGGCCACGCTGCCCTCGGTGGCGAGGTTGCCGCGCAGGATGGCGAGGTGGCCCTCGGTGTAGATGGGCTGGTCGTACGGGCGAATGACGTCCTGGCCCTCGTCCGGCACGTCCTTCTCGTCTGCGAGGTTCTCCGCGATGGTCCTGCCGGTCACGGTCAGGCAGTCGCCGTGCAGCAGGCCCTCCTTGAGCAGCATCTTCATCACGCGCGGAATGCCGCCGACGACGTGCAGGTCGGTCGCCACGTACTGGCCGCTGGGTTTGAGGTCACAGAACACCGGCGTGCGTTCGCGGATGCGCTCGAAGTCCTCCAGCGTCAGGTCGATGTCGCAGGCGTGGGCAATCGCCATGAGGTGCAGCACGGCGTTCGTGGAGCCGCCGACGGCCATGATGACCGTGATGGCGTTCTCGAAGGCCTGTTTGGTCAGGATGTCCAGCGGGCGGATGTCCTGCTCGATCAGGGTCAGCAGGGCGCGGGCAGAGTCGGCGCTGCTCACGGCCTTCTCGGCGTCCACGGCGCTCATGGTGCTGGAGTACGGCAGGCTCATGCCCATCGCCTCGAAAGCGCTGCTCATGGTGTTCGCGGTGTACATGCCGCCGCACGAGCCGTTGCCGGGGCACGCGCGCTTCTCGATCTCGGTGAAGTCCTCGCGGCTGATCTTACCGGCGCCGTATGCGCCGACCGCCTCGAACACGCTCACGATGGTGAGGTCCTTGCCGTCGTAGTGGCCGGGTTTGATGGTGCCGCCGTACACGAACACTGCAGGGATGTTCAGCCGCGCGATGCCGATCATGGCGCCGGGCATGTTCTTGTCGCAGCCGCCCACGACGATCACGCCGTCGTGGCTCTGCCCGCGCGACACCGTCTCGATGGAGTCCGCGATCACCTCACGGCTCACCAGCGAGCACTTCATGCCCTCGGTGCCCATGCTGATGCCGTCCGAGACGGTGATGGTGCCGTACACCTGCGGCATGCCGCCGCCCTCGCGGACCGCGCCGGTGATGTGGTCGGCCAGCTCGCCCAGGCCGTTGTTGCACGGCGTGATGGTGCTCTGCGCGTGCGCCACACCGATGATCGGCTTGTCGAAGTCCCCGTCCTGGAAGCCGACCGCGCGCAGCATCGCGCGGTTCGGTGCACGCTCGTCGCCCTGCGTGACGTGGTGGCTGTTCCAGTTCAGCTGCTTCCTGCGCGTGGTGGTCATGGCTCAGGCTACTCCCGGCGGCTCGGGTGGTCGGCCCGACGGTCTAATCGCCCTTCGCCCGCGGAACTGGCGGCGGCATTGCTGGTCACGACCGGGGGCCGAACGGCGACTGACTTTCGAGTCAGATCGCGTGCCAGACGTGAAAAATCTCGATTTGAGGACGCTTATCGTAAGAGCGGCGAGATGAGGGGCTGATTAAGGTAACGCTGTGCCCGAGCGACTGCCCAGACCGGAAGAACCAGTCAGCCAGCTGTCCAGCTTGGCGCACCCCTCCAGTTCCCTGAGGGTCCTCTTCGTCTCCGACACCATTCCCCCCCTGGGCGAGTACCTGTGCGCGCGCAGCGCCGCCCTGCAGCAGTGTGAGATCACCGACTCCAGTCAGGTCGCGGACGCCATGAAGGTCATGGGAGACGCGGCACCGAACCTGGTGGTGCTGCAGCTGTCGGCCGGGCGTCAGGACGTGCGCCAGCTGATGGAGCACGCCAATGTGTCGTGGCCCCACACGGCGTTCCTGGCCTTCAGCACCGGGCCTGACGTCAGCGCTGCCGCTCTCGTCGAGATCTACGGTGACATGACCACCTTCGAGAGTCCCGATGTCGCGGACCTGCAGGCCGGCGTCGAACGGGAACTCGAGCGCCTGTGCTTCGGGCAGATCCGCGGCGTATCGCTGCCGAATCTGCTCCAGATGCTGCACTGGGAACGGCGCAGCGTGTCCCTGTTCGTGCGCCGGGGCGAGGGCGATGCGTGGGGCCGCTTTCATCTGCGCGCCGGAAGCCTCGTGGACGCCTACATGCACGAGTCCGGGCTGTCCGGCGAGGCGGCCGCCCTGGAACTGCTGACGTGGCAGCACGCGGCCACCAGCCTGGAGCGCTCGTACCGCAATCAGCACACCAGAATCCACACGCCACTCCAGAGCCTCCTGATGGAGGCCATGAAACGTCACGACGAGTCGACCCGGCACACCCCGTCCGGAGAAGGAGCCGGGGTGAGCACGCCCCCAGAGGAGGACATGTTCTTCAGACGCAAGACTCCCCCCACGCCCCCACCGCCGGCCATCCCCTCCCTTCCGTCGCCCCCGCCGCCACCCGAGTCGAGCACCGCTCTGAGCGACACCCCCCCCCGCGAGGTACCTGATATGTCGAACGTCTCTGCAACCCTGGATTCCGCCCTGTCCTCTATCGAAGGTGCCGTGGCCGCCGCCCTGGTCGACTACAGCAGCGGCATGCCGCTCGGCAAGGTCGGCACCGGCGTGAACCTGGACATGGCCGCCGCCGGCAACACCGAAGTCGTGCGCGCCAAGCTGCGCACCATGGACATGCTCGGCATCAAGGGCGATATCGAGGACATCCTCATCACCCTGAACAGCCAGTACCACATCCTGTACATCATCCCGAACCAGCCGCTGTTCCTGTATCTGGTGCTCAACCGCGACCGCGCGAACCTCGCCATGGCCCGCTACAAGCTCAAGGCGCTCGGCACGGACATCGCCGTCTAAGCTGCAGTCTGTCATCAGGACGGCCCGGCACCACACTGGTGCCGGGCCGTGTTCTGTTCCGAAAGCCGGTCCCTACCCGATGTTCAGGCCGACGTCGAAGGTCGCCGCGTATCCCGCGGCCGGGTCGCCCTTCACGTCCAGCAGGAGCTGGCTGCCGCCGTTGCGGTAGATGCCGTCCTGGGCGTTGGGCGTGTCGGCCCGGGTCCCCTTCTGGCGGTACGGGGCGCGGGCGAACACGGCGCTGTTCACGCCCTCGGGGAAGAACAGCTGCGACGTGAATTCGCCGGTGGCCTTGCCGCTGGCGTCCAGCGGGCGCAGCTTGAAGTGGATGTGCACCGCGCGGCCCTGGTACCACCCGGGGTAGATGGTCGTGAAGGACGCTCTGCCCTGCGCGTCCGTGACGAGCGAGCCGCGCAGGAAGTTGCCGGTGTTGCCGCTGACGCCCGAGTACACGCCCAGCGCGTCGCAGTGCCACACGTCGATCAGTACCCGGCTGCGCGGCGTGCAACTCCCCACCGAGACTTTGCTCACGAGGAAATTCAGGGTCAGCGGCACGCCGGCGCTGACGGTGCCGGTCGTGGTGTCCTTGCGCAGATCCGCGCGGCGCGGCTCGGACTCCACGAAGTACGGCCCCTCGGTCAGGGCGGGGCGCACCACGCAGCCGGGCAGGCCGCTGCCGCCGCCCGGGCCGGCGCTGGAGCCAGCCGCACCACCGGTGGAGGGGCCGCCGGCCCGCTGGGCGAGCACGCCGCCGGCCGCGAGGGACAGCGCGCCGCCCCCCAGGCCCAGCAGGCGCAGGGCGCGGCGGCGGCTGAGGATGCTGCCGACCAGTTCGTCGTCGGTGTCGTCGTCCAGATGGGGCGGGGCCGGGTGCGGATCGCTGGGCGTCATGGCGGGTCTCCTCCGGGCACGGGCCCGGTCTGTAGCGTGCCCGGCGCCGGTGAGCGCCCGGTTAACGGTGCAGGGCGCTCAATGCAGTGGGGTGGACGACCCGCGCCGTCCACCCCACTGCTGGTTCTGCGTGCTGCTCAGTTCGAGGGCGGCGTGGCCGGCTCGGCCGGGGCGTCGGGGGCGGGCGCCGCGTCCGGGGCGGCGTCGGGAGCCGCGGACTCGTCCGGAGCCGCCGCGACCCTCACCACGTCGGGGTACGCCTCGGTCTTGAGCTTGGCGATCTGGGCGTCCAGGTAGCGCTGAGCGGCCTCATTGCCCAGCTGGTCGCGGATCACGGGCGCGGCTTCCTCCAGCGGAGTCACGCCGGCGTCGGTGCGCTTGGTGACCACCAGCACGTGCCAGCCGAACTGCGACTGCACCGTCTGCACCGTGCCCACCGGGCCGGTGAAGCTCGCCTTGTCGAAGGACTCCACCATCTGTCCGGGGCCGAAGCAGCCCAGGTCGCCGCCCTGCGGAGCGCTGCCGGGGTCCTGGCTCTTGTCGGCCGCGACCTTCGCAAAGTCGGCGCCTGCCGCGAGGTCCGCGACGATGGTCTTGGCCTCCGCCTCGGTGGGCACCAGGATGTGCTTCACGCAGGCCTCGGCGGGCTTGGCGAACTTCGCCTTGTTCAGGTTGTAGAACCCGGCCACGACGGCGTCCCCGAACTTGAAGCGGTCCTTGAGGGTCTGGAGGTACGCGCCCACCACGGCCTGGCGCTCGAGTTCCGTGCGCAGGTCGTCGGCGTCCGCGTAGCCAGTGCCGGCCAGGGCCGTCTGGAATTCCTCGTCGGACGCGAAGTCCGCGCGGGCCGATTCCATCTGCTGATCCAGTTCCGCCGGGTCCGCGCTGGTGTTCACGCGGGCGAGCTGGTACACCGCGCGGTCACGCAGGTACTGCGTGAGGAACTCCGGGCGGGCCGACGCGAATTCCGTCAGGAAGGTGTCCTGGAAGGGAATGCCCTGAGCGTTCACGACGCGCGCCGCAGCCAGCCGGAAGGCCCGCTCGAACTCGCCCAGCGTGACGTCCTCGGAGCCGATCTTTCCGACCGGGGTGGCGGGGTCCTGGGCCGGCGCGTCCGGGGCCGGCGTGGCGGGTGCGGCCGGGGTGGCGGGCGTGGTCGTGGCCGGGGGCGTCGCCGGCGTGGTCTGAGCGGACGCCGCGCCGCCCAGCAGGGCCATGGTCAGCAGAAATTGTTTCACGCTGCCCACTGTACCCCTCCGGCACGCGGGCCGAATGGGGCAGAAGTGAACATGCGCGGGGGACTGCTACAATCCCCCCCGTGCGTCTGACCCTCGCCCCGACCAGCGATCCGCGCGTCTACGACGACGTGGTCGCGCATCTGCCCATCACCAGCGCTCTCCAGGGCTGGGGCTACGGCGAGGCCCGCCGCGCGCTGGGACAGGAACCGGCCCGCTACCTGATCCAGCAGGGCGGCCGCACCGTCGGCGCCGTTCAGCTGCTGCGCAAGCGCCTGGTGCCGGGCCTGAGCACCCTGTACGCTCCGCGCGGCCCGGCCCTGGAGAGTGTGGACCTGCTGCCGGACGTGGCACAGGCCATCCGGTCGGTCGCGCGGCCCACCGACGCGCTGCTGAAGATC from Deinococcus metalli includes the following:
- a CDS encoding restriction endonuclease is translated as MPVPDYQAFMRPLLVAVSDGQAWKVRDVYARLATQFALSESDLAEMLPSGRQATYMNRIGWAKTYLLKAGTLHSPQRGMVAITPRGLELISQQPISISTKDLFAFPEFVQFQGGSVQTDAAASSLPSAPAPSLSPEEQLETLSASLDAALVNDVLAQVQGVSPQQFERLVVAVLVAMGYGGSVRDAGMALGKSGDNGIDGVIKQDPLGLDRVYIQAKKWQNPVHSPEIRTFAGSLTYHRASKGVFITTSTFSDGAQRTAAQIGNIILINGATLARLMIDYSVGVITRETYRVRRVDLEYFDEL
- the ilvD gene encoding dihydroxy-acid dehydratase; the protein is MTTTRRKQLNWNSHHVTQGDERAPNRAMLRAVGFQDGDFDKPIIGVAHAQSTITPCNNGLGELADHITGAVREGGGMPQVYGTITVSDGISMGTEGMKCSLVSREVIADSIETVSRGQSHDGVIVVGGCDKNMPGAMIGIARLNIPAVFVYGGTIKPGHYDGKDLTIVSVFEAVGAYGAGKISREDFTEIEKRACPGNGSCGGMYTANTMSSAFEAMGMSLPYSSTMSAVDAEKAVSSADSARALLTLIEQDIRPLDILTKQAFENAITVIMAVGGSTNAVLHLMAIAHACDIDLTLEDFERIRERTPVFCDLKPSGQYVATDLHVVGGIPRVMKMLLKEGLLHGDCLTVTGRTIAENLADEKDVPDEGQDVIRPYDQPIYTEGHLAILRGNLATEGSVAKISGLKHIKITGPARVFDSEEAAMHAIMDDRINAGDVLVIRYEGPKGGPGMREMLSPTSAIIGKGLGDSVGLITDGRFSGGTFGLVVGHVAPEAYVGGTIALVEEGDTIELNAETLKLTLHVDDAELERRRAAWVAPEPRYTRGVLAKYAKLVSSASVGAYTD
- a CDS encoding DUF4388 domain-containing protein, with protein sequence MAHPSSSLRVLFVSDTIPPLGEYLCARSAALQQCEITDSSQVADAMKVMGDAAPNLVVLQLSAGRQDVRQLMEHANVSWPHTAFLAFSTGPDVSAAALVEIYGDMTTFESPDVADLQAGVERELERLCFGQIRGVSLPNLLQMLHWERRSVSLFVRRGEGDAWGRFHLRAGSLVDAYMHESGLSGEAAALELLTWQHAATSLERSYRNQHTRIHTPLQSLLMEAMKRHDESTRHTPSGEGAGVSTPPEEDMFFRRKTPPTPPPPAIPSLPSPPPPPESSTALSDTPPREVPDMSNVSATLDSALSSIEGAVAAALVDYSSGMPLGKVGTGVNLDMAAAGNTEVVRAKLRTMDMLGIKGDIEDILITLNSQYHILYIIPNQPLFLYLVLNRDRANLAMARYKLKALGTDIAV
- a CDS encoding intradiol ring-cleavage dioxygenase, which translates into the protein MTPSDPHPAPPHLDDDTDDELVGSILSRRRALRLLGLGGGALSLAAGGVLAQRAGGPSTGGAAGSSAGPGGGSGLPGCVVRPALTEGPYFVESEPRRADLRKDTTTGTVSAGVPLTLNFLVSKVSVGSCTPRSRVLIDVWHCDALGVYSGVSGNTGNFLRGSLVTDAQGRASFTTIYPGWYQGRAVHIHFKLRPLDASGKATGEFTSQLFFPEGVNSAVFARAPYRQKGTRADTPNAQDGIYRNGGSQLLLDVKGDPAAGYAATFDVGLNIG
- a CDS encoding peptidylprolyl isomerase encodes the protein MKQFLLTMALLGGAASAQTTPATPPATTTPATPAAPATPAPDAPAQDPATPVGKIGSEDVTLGEFERAFRLAAARVVNAQGIPFQDTFLTEFASARPEFLTQYLRDRAVYQLARVNTSADPAELDQQMESARADFASDEEFQTALAGTGYADADDLRTELERQAVVGAYLQTLKDRFKFGDAVVAGFYNLNKAKFAKPAEACVKHILVPTEAEAKTIVADLAAGADFAKVAADKSQDPGSAPQGGDLGCFGPGQMVESFDKASFTGPVGTVQTVQSQFGWHVLVVTKRTDAGVTPLEEAAPVIRDQLGNEAAQRYLDAQIAKLKTEAYPDVVRVAAAPDESAAPDAAPDAAPAPDAPAEPATPPSN